The following coding sequences lie in one Capsicum annuum cultivar UCD-10X-F1 chromosome 5, UCD10Xv1.1, whole genome shotgun sequence genomic window:
- the LOC107872301 gene encoding DNA replication complex GINS protein PSF2 isoform X2, with the protein MANQSDNSIAFSAEELEFLAEDEIVEIVPNMRMEPLNLISGDFGPFRPQIAAQVPLWLAVALKKRGKCTIRPPEWMSVGLSCWSTDDDNIQLSSAREDIPDIYMVRSLIEDIKDVRFHKIGTGLEIISKEVTYALRLKNLSAMEANIVRPFVTKALQTFHKLNTSEAIPESGSVPNRQHQAMNPRDKRVLKGR; encoded by the exons ATGGCGAATCAATCTGATAATTCTATCGCATTTTCAGCAGAGGAG TTGGAGTTTTTAGCGGAAGATGAAATAGTTGAAATTGTGCCAAACATGAGAATGGAACCGCTAAATCTTATATCT GGAGATTTTGGACCTTTCCGTCCACAAATAGCTGCTCAGGTGCCTCTCTGGTTAGCTGTGGCTTTGAAGAAAAGAGGGAAATGCACTATCAGACCGCCTGAATGGATGTCCGTTG GTTTATCATGTTGGTCTACTGATGACGACAATATTCAATTATCTAGTGCCCGTGAGGATATTCCTGACATCTATATG GTGAGATCTCTTATTGAAGATATTAAGGATGTGCGATTTCACAAAATTGGAACTGGCTTGGAGATAATTTCAAAGGAGGTCACATATGCGTTGAGG CTTAAAAATCTGTCAGCAATGGAGGCAAATATAGTACGTCCATTCGTTACCAAAGCTTTGCAGACATTTCATAAGCTAAATACTTCAGAAGCAATACCTGAATCAGGCAGCGTACCTAACAGACAGCATCAGGCAATGAATCCAAGAGATAAA CGTGTGCTGAAAGGTCGATGA
- the LOC107872301 gene encoding DNA replication complex GINS protein PSF2 isoform X1 has product MANQSDNSIAFSAEELEFLAEDEIVEIVPNMRMEPLNLISGDFGPFRPQIAAQVPLWLAVALKKRGKCTIRPPEWMSVEKLTQVLEAERDSEKFQLLPFHYVEISRLLFDHAREDIPDIYMVRSLIEDIKDVRFHKIGTGLEIISKEVTYALRLKNLSAMEANIVRPFVTKALQTFHKLNTSEAIPESGSVPNRQHQAMNPRDKRVLKGR; this is encoded by the exons ATGGCGAATCAATCTGATAATTCTATCGCATTTTCAGCAGAGGAG TTGGAGTTTTTAGCGGAAGATGAAATAGTTGAAATTGTGCCAAACATGAGAATGGAACCGCTAAATCTTATATCT GGAGATTTTGGACCTTTCCGTCCACAAATAGCTGCTCAGGTGCCTCTCTGGTTAGCTGTGGCTTTGAAGAAAAGAGGGAAATGCACTATCAGACCGCCTGAATGGATGTCCGTTG AAAAGTTAACCCAAGTTCTGGAGGCTGAAAGAGATTCCGAGAAGTTCCAATTGTTACCATTTCATTATGTTGAAATCTCAAGGCTTCTTTTTGATCA TGCCCGTGAGGATATTCCTGACATCTATATG GTGAGATCTCTTATTGAAGATATTAAGGATGTGCGATTTCACAAAATTGGAACTGGCTTGGAGATAATTTCAAAGGAGGTCACATATGCGTTGAGG CTTAAAAATCTGTCAGCAATGGAGGCAAATATAGTACGTCCATTCGTTACCAAAGCTTTGCAGACATTTCATAAGCTAAATACTTCAGAAGCAATACCTGAATCAGGCAGCGTACCTAACAGACAGCATCAGGCAATGAATCCAAGAGATAAA CGTGTGCTGAAAGGTCGATGA